One window from the genome of Phalacrocorax aristotelis chromosome 28, bGulAri2.1, whole genome shotgun sequence encodes:
- the LOC142048816 gene encoding uncharacterized protein LOC142048816 isoform X1 gives MLGRVGRSQKDTGSTETAPGHQDRMDTGSTETAPGHRDGSQEGTSSTETAPGRQDGSQEGTSSTETAPGRQDGSQEGTGSTEPAPGRRDGSQEGTSSTETAPGRRDGSQEGTGSTETAPGRQDGSQEGTGSTEPAAGHRDGSQEGTGSTEPAPGHQVGLDTISTGLWPQGQAGTAAGSAELTPACQDGGDTGTANLMPPCQRLPDATGARLTPGSQDRAGSGSTKTMLRCWDGADAGSANSGPRCQDEEEADSAKPMPACHDRADTGSSKPILGCRNEAATTSTSLGAGCQDTAATSSTGSAPQHRHEEDGEASVKAVAAGARPFRCGACGKRFGASAALTRHQALHGAERPFSCAECGRGFCDRAALATHRRGHTGERPFACAECGKAFAGSAGLLVHQRAHTGERPFACGECGQRFRQSAHLAQHRQGTHGAARPHPCPQCGKAFALRSTLARHAQTHTGERPHACGDCGRRFRQRAHLARHRLAHTGERPFPCGECGKAFALSATLLRHQLVHTGERPHRCPDCPRAYTQSAYLARHRRSAHTGQRPHACPECPRAFADRANLLRHRRGHAGARPHACGRCGQRFAQRASLVEHGWRHTGERPHRCPQCHRGFRHRSALLRHRRAHAGERPFPCARCGRRYSRSSNLLLHQRVHAPD, from the coding sequence GAAGGAGCCAGAAGGACACCGGCAGCACCGAAACCGCACCGGGGCACCAGGACAGGATGGACACTGGCAGCACCGAAACCGCACCGGGGCACCGGGACGGGAGCCAGGAGGGCACCAGCAGCACTGAAACCGCACCCGGGCGCCAGGATGGGAGCCAGGAGGGCACCAGCAGCACTGAAACCGCACCCGGGCGCCAGGATGGGAGCCAGGAGGGCACCGGCAGCACCGAACCCGCACCGGGGCGCCGGGACGGGAGCCAGGAGGGCACCAGCAGCACCGAAACCGCACCGGGGCGCCGGGACGGGAGCCAGGAGGGCACCGGCAGCACCGAAACCGCACCCGGGCGCCAGGATGGGAGCCAGGAGGGCACCGGCAGCACCGAACCCGCAGCGGGGCACCGGGACGGGAGCCAGGAGGGCACCGGCAGCACCGAACCCGCACCAGGACACCAGGTCGGGCTGGACACCATCAGCACTGGTTTGTGGCCCCAAGGCCAGGCCGGGACAGCCGCTGGCAGTGCCGAATTGACACCAGCGTGTCAGGACGGCGGTGACACCGGCACCGCTAATTTGATGCCACCGTGCCAACGCTTGCCAGACGCCACCGGTGCCAGACTGACACCAGGCAGCCAGGACAGGGCAGGCTCCGGCAGCACCAAAACAATGCTGCGGTGTTGGGACGGGGCTGATGCCGGCAGTGCCAATTCGGGGCCACGATGCCAGGATGAAGAGGAAGCCGACAGCGCCAAACCGATGCCGGCGTGCCACGACCGGGCAGACACCGGCAGCTCCAAACCAATTCTGGGCTGCCGCAACGAGGcagccaccaccagcaccagtTTGGGGGCAGGATGCCAGGACACggcagccaccagcagcaccgGATCGGCCCCGCAGCACCGGCACGAGGAGGACGGTGAGGCCAGCGTCAAGGCCGTGGCAGCGGGGGCCCGTCCCTTTCGGTGCGGGGCGTGCGGGAAGCGGTTCGGGGCGAGCGCCGCGCTGACGCGGCACCAGGCGCTGCACGGAGCCGAGCGCCCGTTCTCCTGCGCCGAGTGCGGCCGCGGCTTCTGCGACCGGGCAGCGCTGGCCACGCACCGGCGAGGGCACACGGGCGAGCGCCCCTTCGCTTGTGCCGAGTGCGGCAAAGCCTTTGCCGGCAGCGCGGGGTTGCTGGTGCACCAACGGGCGCACACGGGCGAGCGCCCCTTTGCCTGCGGCGAGTGCGGGCAGCGCTTCCGGCAGAGCGCCCACCTTGCCCAACACCGCCAGGGCACCCACGGTGCGGCGCGCCCGCATCCGTGCCCGCAATGCGGCAAAGCCTTCGCCCTCCGCTCCACGCTGGCCCGGCACGCTCAGACCCACACCGGCGAGCGACCCCACGCCTGCGGCGACTGCGGGCGCCGCTTCCGCCAGCGGGCTCACCTGGCCCGGCACCGCCTGGCACACACCGGCGAGCGCCCGTTCCCCTGCGGCGAATGCGGCAAAGCCTTCGCCCTCAGCGCCACGCTGCTGCGGCACCAGCTGGTGCACACCGGCGAGCGCCCGCACCGCTGCCCCGACTGCCCCCGCGCCTACACCCAAAGCGCCTACTTGGCCCGGCACCGCCGCAGCGCCCACACCGGCCAGCGGCCCCACGCCTGCCCCGAGTGCCCGCGGGCTTTCGCCGACCGCGCCAACCTCCTGCGGCACCGCCGGGGCCACGCCGGCGCCCGGCCCCACGCCTGCGGGCGGTGCGGGCAGCGCTTCGCCCAGCGAGCCAGCCTGGTGGAGCACGGCTGGCGGCACACGGGCGAGCGTCCCCACCGGTGTCCCCAGTGTCACCGCGGCTTCCGGCATCGCTCGGCCTTGCTGCGGCACCGGCGGGCGCACGCCGGCGAGCGCCCCTTCCCCTGCGCCCGCTGCGGCCGCCGCTACAGCCGCAGTTCCAACCTCCTCCTGCACCAGCGGGTCCACGCACCCGACTAG
- the LOC142048816 gene encoding uncharacterized protein LOC142048816 isoform X2, translating into MDTGSTETAPGHRDGSQEGTSSTETAPGRQDGSQEGTSSTETAPGRQDGSQEGTGSTEPAPGRRDGSQEGTSSTETAPGRRDGSQEGTGSTETAPGRQDGSQEGTGSTEPAAGHRDGSQEGTGSTEPAPGHQVGLDTISTGLWPQGQAGTAAGSAELTPACQDGGDTGTANLMPPCQRLPDATGARLTPGSQDRAGSGSTKTMLRCWDGADAGSANSGPRCQDEEEADSAKPMPACHDRADTGSSKPILGCRNEAATTSTSLGAGCQDTAATSSTGSAPQHRHEEDGEASVKAVAAGARPFRCGACGKRFGASAALTRHQALHGAERPFSCAECGRGFCDRAALATHRRGHTGERPFACAECGKAFAGSAGLLVHQRAHTGERPFACGECGQRFRQSAHLAQHRQGTHGAARPHPCPQCGKAFALRSTLARHAQTHTGERPHACGDCGRRFRQRAHLARHRLAHTGERPFPCGECGKAFALSATLLRHQLVHTGERPHRCPDCPRAYTQSAYLARHRRSAHTGQRPHACPECPRAFADRANLLRHRRGHAGARPHACGRCGQRFAQRASLVEHGWRHTGERPHRCPQCHRGFRHRSALLRHRRAHAGERPFPCARCGRRYSRSSNLLLHQRVHAPD; encoded by the coding sequence ATGGACACTGGCAGCACCGAAACCGCACCGGGGCACCGGGACGGGAGCCAGGAGGGCACCAGCAGCACTGAAACCGCACCCGGGCGCCAGGATGGGAGCCAGGAGGGCACCAGCAGCACTGAAACCGCACCCGGGCGCCAGGATGGGAGCCAGGAGGGCACCGGCAGCACCGAACCCGCACCGGGGCGCCGGGACGGGAGCCAGGAGGGCACCAGCAGCACCGAAACCGCACCGGGGCGCCGGGACGGGAGCCAGGAGGGCACCGGCAGCACCGAAACCGCACCCGGGCGCCAGGATGGGAGCCAGGAGGGCACCGGCAGCACCGAACCCGCAGCGGGGCACCGGGACGGGAGCCAGGAGGGCACCGGCAGCACCGAACCCGCACCAGGACACCAGGTCGGGCTGGACACCATCAGCACTGGTTTGTGGCCCCAAGGCCAGGCCGGGACAGCCGCTGGCAGTGCCGAATTGACACCAGCGTGTCAGGACGGCGGTGACACCGGCACCGCTAATTTGATGCCACCGTGCCAACGCTTGCCAGACGCCACCGGTGCCAGACTGACACCAGGCAGCCAGGACAGGGCAGGCTCCGGCAGCACCAAAACAATGCTGCGGTGTTGGGACGGGGCTGATGCCGGCAGTGCCAATTCGGGGCCACGATGCCAGGATGAAGAGGAAGCCGACAGCGCCAAACCGATGCCGGCGTGCCACGACCGGGCAGACACCGGCAGCTCCAAACCAATTCTGGGCTGCCGCAACGAGGcagccaccaccagcaccagtTTGGGGGCAGGATGCCAGGACACggcagccaccagcagcaccgGATCGGCCCCGCAGCACCGGCACGAGGAGGACGGTGAGGCCAGCGTCAAGGCCGTGGCAGCGGGGGCCCGTCCCTTTCGGTGCGGGGCGTGCGGGAAGCGGTTCGGGGCGAGCGCCGCGCTGACGCGGCACCAGGCGCTGCACGGAGCCGAGCGCCCGTTCTCCTGCGCCGAGTGCGGCCGCGGCTTCTGCGACCGGGCAGCGCTGGCCACGCACCGGCGAGGGCACACGGGCGAGCGCCCCTTCGCTTGTGCCGAGTGCGGCAAAGCCTTTGCCGGCAGCGCGGGGTTGCTGGTGCACCAACGGGCGCACACGGGCGAGCGCCCCTTTGCCTGCGGCGAGTGCGGGCAGCGCTTCCGGCAGAGCGCCCACCTTGCCCAACACCGCCAGGGCACCCACGGTGCGGCGCGCCCGCATCCGTGCCCGCAATGCGGCAAAGCCTTCGCCCTCCGCTCCACGCTGGCCCGGCACGCTCAGACCCACACCGGCGAGCGACCCCACGCCTGCGGCGACTGCGGGCGCCGCTTCCGCCAGCGGGCTCACCTGGCCCGGCACCGCCTGGCACACACCGGCGAGCGCCCGTTCCCCTGCGGCGAATGCGGCAAAGCCTTCGCCCTCAGCGCCACGCTGCTGCGGCACCAGCTGGTGCACACCGGCGAGCGCCCGCACCGCTGCCCCGACTGCCCCCGCGCCTACACCCAAAGCGCCTACTTGGCCCGGCACCGCCGCAGCGCCCACACCGGCCAGCGGCCCCACGCCTGCCCCGAGTGCCCGCGGGCTTTCGCCGACCGCGCCAACCTCCTGCGGCACCGCCGGGGCCACGCCGGCGCCCGGCCCCACGCCTGCGGGCGGTGCGGGCAGCGCTTCGCCCAGCGAGCCAGCCTGGTGGAGCACGGCTGGCGGCACACGGGCGAGCGTCCCCACCGGTGTCCCCAGTGTCACCGCGGCTTCCGGCATCGCTCGGCCTTGCTGCGGCACCGGCGGGCGCACGCCGGCGAGCGCCCCTTCCCCTGCGCCCGCTGCGGCCGCCGCTACAGCCGCAGTTCCAACCTCCTCCTGCACCAGCGGGTCCACGCACCCGACTAG